One genomic region from Campylobacter sp. RM16189 encodes:
- a CDS encoding ABC transporter six-transmembrane domain-containing protein — MQNSAFKTLKFIAKQNFKKLFLAFSLVLAENGLFLIYPLLAGIAINAIIEGKVLLALTYSLMVFIGWGIGAARRRIDTQVFTKIYADLAVKVIMNEKAESKDDSVIIARANLSREFVDFFEQHFPMLFTSAVSIFGSVAMLFFIEFYVGLVTFIAIIIFALLLPRYISKNDKLYLRLNNQIEKEVSRIKEARENKLKRHYKLLSLLRVRISNREAMSFLIIGVGAGIIFAIAIALLASTKANAGHIYSVITYLWTFAISLDDAPNLIEQFSKLKDIGRRINAQI; from the coding sequence ATGCAAAATAGCGCTTTTAAAACGCTAAAGTTCATCGCCAAGCAAAATTTCAAAAAGCTATTTTTAGCATTTAGTTTGGTGCTTGCCGAAAATGGACTGTTTCTCATATATCCGCTACTAGCAGGTATCGCCATAAACGCCATCATAGAAGGTAAAGTCTTGCTAGCGCTTACCTATTCGCTTATGGTCTTTATAGGATGGGGCATAGGAGCTGCAAGACGCAGGATTGATACGCAGGTCTTTACTAAAATTTATGCAGATCTTGCCGTAAAAGTGATAATGAATGAAAAAGCAGAGTCCAAAGACGACTCCGTAATAATAGCAAGAGCGAATTTATCGCGTGAATTTGTGGATTTTTTCGAGCAGCACTTCCCTATGCTTTTTACGTCGGCGGTTTCTATTTTCGGCTCTGTTGCTATGCTGTTTTTTATCGAATTTTACGTAGGTTTGGTGACATTTATAGCTATTATTATTTTTGCTCTTTTGCTGCCAAGATACATAAGCAAAAACGATAAACTCTACTTAAGGCTAAACAACCAGATAGAAAAAGAGGTTAGCAGGATAAAAGAAGCTAGAGAAAACAAGCTAAAAAGGCACTACAAGCTACTTTCGCTGTTAAGAGTAAGAATATCAAACCGCGAAGCCATGAGTTTTTTGATTATCGGAGTAGGCGCGGGTATTATCTTTGCTATAGCGATCGCCCTGCTTGCAAGCACTAAGGCAAACGCAGGACATATTTACTCGGTGATAACATATCTGTGGACATTTGCCATAAGCCTTGATGACGCGCCAAACCTCATCGAGCAGTTTTCAAAACTAAAAGATATAGGCAGACGTATAAATGCTCAAATTTAG
- a CDS encoding NAD(P)H-binding protein encodes MKKVAIIGANGKSGKELVKEALLQGYEVTAIVRNKEYKNDKVKVVYKDVFELNKEDLSEFDVVISAFAVWTKETFHLHAKHTKHLADLLSGSKTRLFIVGGAGTLYVDSDRKVMLMDAPDFPPEYLDVAKADAGSFYELKDRKDTLWTYVSPALNYDEGGARTGKYKIGSDELILNSSNQSYISYPDLALAIIDEIKNQNHINRCLTAVSG; translated from the coding sequence ATGAAAAAAGTAGCTATCATAGGCGCAAACGGAAAGAGTGGCAAAGAGTTGGTAAAAGAAGCCTTGCTTCAAGGTTATGAAGTAACCGCTATCGTGCGAAACAAAGAGTATAAAAACGATAAAGTTAAGGTTGTTTATAAAGACGTGTTTGAGCTTAATAAAGAAGATTTGAGCGAATTTGACGTAGTTATAAGCGCATTTGCCGTATGGACGAAAGAGACTTTTCATCTTCATGCAAAGCACACCAAGCATCTTGCCGATCTTCTTAGCGGTAGCAAAACTAGGCTGTTTATCGTGGGCGGAGCGGGAACGCTTTATGTAGATAGCGACCGCAAAGTAATGCTAATGGATGCACCTGATTTTCCGCCTGAATACCTAGATGTAGCAAAGGCTGATGCAGGATCGTTTTATGAGCTAAAAGATAGAAAAGATACACTTTGGACTTATGTTTCGCCTGCTCTAAATTACGATGAAGGCGGAGCTAGAACTGGTAAATATAAAATCGGAAGCGATGAGCTTATTTTAAATTCAAGCAACCAAAGCTACATAAGCTATCCTGATCTTGCTTTGGCGATAATTGACGAGATAAAAAACCAAAATCATATAAATAGATGCCTAACTGCGGTAAGCGGCTGA
- a CDS encoding Rrf2 family transcriptional regulator, whose translation MQIGQKFSIAVHILLSVEFFKEDKNTSEFLAEGIGVNPVIVRNITALLKKAKLIKTSPGVGGLSLLKQPSEITLLDIYNAVNSDQKELFKIHQKSPAACPLGGQIQNLLSGHFLAAQNAMQNKLSCINLQNLLDELRVLGS comes from the coding sequence ATGCAAATAGGGCAAAAATTTTCAATTGCGGTTCATATTCTTTTGAGTGTCGAGTTTTTTAAAGAGGATAAAAACACTAGCGAATTTCTGGCTGAAGGCATAGGAGTAAACCCCGTAATCGTAAGAAATATCACGGCTCTTTTGAAAAAAGCCAAATTGATAAAAACTTCTCCCGGTGTAGGCGGACTATCCTTGCTAAAACAGCCAAGCGAAATTACGCTACTAGATATTTATAACGCTGTAAATTCGGATCAAAAAGAGCTTTTTAAAATACATCAAAAATCCCCTGCCGCTTGTCCTCTCGGCGGGCAAATTCAAAATTTGCTAAGCGGACATTTTTTAGCCGCGCAAAACGCTATGCAAAACAAACTCTCTTGTATAAATTTACAAAATTTACTTGACGAGCTAAGGGTTTTAGGCTCTTAA
- a CDS encoding ComF family protein, with the protein MRCVNCGNFNLKIICKTCANHLQNSSLRTRVLEDEFKIYSFFDYSEIKNLLASKHKFHGNFVYKFLANLSFKQFAKEFKFGSFINAVAIDDRVKFDYSHTAILARALKNKEIKPLYASLHATSNLTYAGKNLAYRLKNPRNFKINKKPKFPVILVDDIITTGTTILEAKNTLEKAGVQVLFALVLADAKY; encoded by the coding sequence ATGCGTTGTGTTAATTGTGGAAATTTTAACCTAAAAATAATCTGCAAAACTTGCGCTAATCATCTTCAAAACTCATCTTTAAGAACTAGAGTTTTAGAGGATGAGTTTAAAATTTACAGTTTTTTTGATTATTCTGAAATTAAAAATTTGCTCGCCTCAAAACATAAATTTCACGGGAATTTCGTTTATAAATTTTTAGCAAATTTAAGCTTTAAACAGTTTGCTAAAGAGTTTAAATTCGGCTCTTTTATAAATGCGGTTGCGATAGATGATAGAGTTAAGTTTGACTATTCTCACACGGCAATTTTAGCAAGAGCTCTTAAAAATAAGGAGATAAAGCCACTTTATGCCAGCTTACATGCGACTTCAAATTTAACCTATGCAGGAAAAAACTTAGCCTATCGCCTCAAAAATCCAAGAAATTTTAAAATCAACAAAAAGCCCAAATTTCCAGTTATCCTAGTCGATGACATAATAACCACAGGCACAACAATTTTAGAAGCCAAAAACACACTTGAAAAAGCTGGAGTTCAAGTACTATTCGCACTAGTATTAGCCGATGCAAAGTATTAG
- a CDS encoding lipoprotein required for motility, translating into MLIMSGCSSKDVTANMAQQDVVVQKVDKDDIRDVMRQEKMIYDTAPVEASFSAVGEGIAPLNTVSQAQSLALAKRAAIADAHRQLAEKLYGVKINSKDTVRDAMLRDSTITAQVSGLIKNASIVEHDFKDGLYRVRMELKLDQSKWQEIFAY; encoded by the coding sequence ATGCTGATCATGAGTGGTTGTTCTAGCAAGGATGTTACTGCAAATATGGCACAGCAAGATGTTGTTGTCCAAAAAGTCGATAAAGACGATATCAGAGATGTGATGAGACAAGAGAAGATGATATATGACACAGCTCCGGTGGAAGCTTCTTTTAGCGCTGTTGGAGAGGGCATAGCACCGCTTAACACAGTCTCTCAAGCTCAGTCTTTAGCCCTTGCAAAACGTGCGGCGATAGCTGATGCGCACAGACAGCTTGCGGAAAAACTTTACGGCGTTAAAATAAACTCAAAAGATACAGTAAGAGACGCGATGCTAAGGGACTCAACTATCACAGCCCAAGTAAGCGGTCTTATCAAAAACGCCTCTATAGTCGAGCACGACTTCAAAGATGGTTTGTATCGCGTTAGAATGGAACTTAAGCTAGATCAAAGCAAGTGGCAAGAAATTTTTGCTTATTAA
- a CDS encoding YajG family lipoprotein yields MKKYILSVLIAFAFLGCSQRSDVINLSPYQSNSSNLGFNRQIHINSVTDMRQNKSVIATITDSKGSVSEYVTLQNDIKAWLQDGITNELVRLGGNVSNFSNDLIVDIKIVELRANLSGYGSDNLKGNAKLLLTIKKGETTITKNVAQSQTKFALIHTSGVFDKFLNELLSDIVKRAALQIIKS; encoded by the coding sequence ATGAAAAAATACATCCTGTCGGTCTTGATCGCTTTTGCTTTTTTAGGCTGCTCTCAAAGAAGTGATGTGATAAATTTAAGCCCATATCAATCAAATTCAAGCAACCTAGGATTCAATAGACAGATTCATATAAATAGCGTAACAGATATGCGCCAAAACAAAAGTGTAATAGCTACAATTACCGATTCAAAGGGAAGTGTCAGCGAGTATGTCACACTTCAAAACGATATTAAAGCTTGGCTACAAGACGGCATCACAAACGAGCTAGTAAGGCTTGGTGGAAATGTGAGTAATTTTTCAAACGATCTAATAGTAGATATAAAGATAGTTGAACTAAGGGCCAATTTAAGCGGATATGGCAGTGATAACCTAAAAGGCAATGCTAAACTCCTGCTTACAATTAAAAAAGGAGAGACTACTATTACAAAAAACGTAGCCCAAAGCCAGACAAAATTTGCACTTATTCACACAAGCGGAGTTTTTGATAAATTTTTGAATGAGCTTTTAAGCGATATTGTAAAAAGAGCTGCTCTTCAAATTATAAAAAGCTAG
- the gyrA gene encoding DNA topoisomerase (ATP-hydrolyzing) subunit A: MENIFEANQDIEVIDIEDSIKASYLDYSMSVIIGRALPDARDGLKPVHRRILYAMNDLGVGSRSPYKKSARIVGDVIGKYHPHGDTAVYDALVRMAQPFSMRYPSVDGQGNFGSVDGDGAAAMRYTEARMTNLAEELLRDIDKDTVDFIPNYDDSTVEPDVLPSRVPNLLLNGSSGIAVGMATNIPPHSLDELISGLLLVLDNKNATLEEVMEHIKGPDFPTGGIIFGKKGIIEAYKTGRGRVKIRAKTHIEKKPNKDVIVIDELPYQTNKARLIEQIADLVKEKQIEGISEVRDESDRDGIRVVIELKRDAMSDIVLNNLFKSTTMESTFGVIMLAIDNKEPKIFGLIDLLKLFLNHRKTVIIRRTIFELQKARARAHILEGLKIALDNIDEVIELIKNSPDTTSARDGLMAKFGLSELQSNAILDMRLSKLTGLEREKLDNELQELLSEIARLDEILKSETLLEKLIKEELIEIKSKFKVPRVTEIVDDYDDIDIEDLIPNENMVVTITHRGYIKRVPSKQYEKQKRGGKGKVAVTTYDDDFIESFFTSNTHDTLMFVTDRGQLYWLKVYKIPEGSRTAKGKAVVNLVQLQPDEKIKAIIPTTDFNENKSLAFFTKNGVVKRTNLSEFKNIRSIGVRAISLDENDELVTALIVESDENEFIPSISDDESVEVVQEEQIQDENLDENADNVAAGKMLFIVTKKGMCLKFNVSKVRQMGRTARGVTGIKFKESGDEVVGAAVIEHNEQEVLSISQKGIGKRTTAEEYRLTNRGGKGVICMKLNNRTGDLVGVVMVDEEQDLMALTSSGKMIRVDMQSIRKAGRNTSGVIVVNVDGDDVVSVAKCPKEESDSQEFEAGEENGEDSGSILE; encoded by the coding sequence ATGGAAAATATATTTGAAGCAAATCAAGATATCGAAGTTATAGACATCGAAGACTCTATAAAAGCAAGCTATCTAGACTACTCTATGAGCGTCATCATCGGACGCGCACTTCCTGACGCAAGAGACGGCTTAAAACCTGTTCACAGAAGAATTTTATACGCTATGAACGACCTTGGCGTAGGCTCAAGAAGCCCGTATAAGAAATCAGCCCGTATAGTCGGCGACGTCATCGGTAAATACCACCCACACGGCGATACAGCCGTATATGACGCGCTTGTTCGTATGGCTCAGCCATTTTCTATGAGATATCCAAGCGTTGACGGTCAAGGAAACTTTGGTTCGGTTGATGGCGACGGTGCGGCGGCGATGCGTTATACGGAAGCTAGAATGACAAATTTGGCTGAAGAGCTTCTTCGCGATATAGATAAAGACACGGTTGATTTTATTCCAAACTACGATGACAGCACCGTTGAGCCGGATGTTTTGCCTAGCAGAGTTCCGAATTTGCTTTTAAACGGTTCAAGCGGTATAGCGGTAGGTATGGCTACAAACATCCCTCCGCATAGTCTTGATGAGCTGATAAGCGGACTTTTGCTGGTTCTTGATAATAAAAACGCAACTCTTGAAGAGGTTATGGAGCATATCAAGGGTCCTGATTTCCCGACAGGCGGTATAATATTTGGCAAAAAAGGCATTATCGAAGCTTACAAAACAGGTAGAGGTCGCGTAAAGATAAGAGCAAAAACCCATATCGAAAAAAAGCCAAACAAGGACGTGATAGTAATTGACGAGCTTCCTTACCAAACAAACAAGGCTCGCTTAATCGAGCAAATAGCCGATCTTGTTAAAGAAAAACAGATAGAGGGCATTAGCGAAGTGCGCGATGAGTCCGATAGAGACGGAATTCGCGTAGTTATTGAGCTTAAACGCGATGCGATGAGCGATATCGTGCTAAACAATCTCTTTAAATCTACAACTATGGAGAGCACCTTTGGCGTCATAATGCTTGCGATAGATAACAAAGAGCCTAAAATTTTCGGTCTTATCGATCTGCTTAAGTTATTTTTAAATCACCGCAAGACGGTTATAATAAGACGCACTATTTTTGAACTTCAAAAAGCACGCGCAAGAGCCCATATCTTAGAGGGCCTTAAAATCGCGCTTGATAATATCGATGAAGTAATAGAACTTATAAAAAATAGCCCCGATACGACTTCGGCCAGAGATGGATTGATGGCGAAATTTGGGCTTAGTGAGCTTCAGTCAAATGCGATTTTGGATATGAGACTAAGCAAACTAACCGGTCTTGAGCGCGAAAAACTTGATAACGAGCTTCAAGAACTACTATCCGAGATAGCAAGACTTGATGAAATTTTAAAGAGTGAAACACTTCTTGAAAAGCTAATAAAAGAAGAGCTAATCGAAATAAAGAGCAAATTTAAAGTTCCTCGCGTGACCGAGATCGTCGATGACTACGATGATATCGACATCGAAGATCTTATCCCTAATGAAAACATGGTTGTAACCATCACTCACCGCGGATATATAAAACGCGTGCCAAGCAAGCAGTACGAGAAGCAAAAACGCGGTGGCAAGGGTAAAGTGGCTGTGACAACTTACGATGATGATTTTATCGAAAGTTTCTTTACTTCAAACACTCACGATACGCTGATGTTTGTGACCGATCGCGGACAGCTCTACTGGCTAAAAGTTTATAAAATTCCTGAAGGAAGCCGCACGGCTAAGGGTAAAGCGGTAGTAAATCTAGTTCAGCTTCAGCCTGACGAAAAGATAAAAGCGATCATTCCGACAACTGATTTTAACGAAAACAAATCGCTTGCTTTCTTTACGAAAAACGGTGTAGTAAAACGCACAAATTTAAGCGAGTTTAAAAACATCCGCTCTATCGGTGTTCGCGCTATCAGCCTAGATGAAAACGACGAGCTAGTCACAGCGCTAATCGTCGAAAGCGACGAAAATGAATTTATACCGTCTATAAGTGATGATGAAAGCGTAGAGGTGGTGCAAGAAGAGCAAATTCAAGATGAAAATTTAGATGAAAACGCTGATAACGTAGCGGCAGGAAAGATGCTATTTATCGTTACTAAAAAAGGAATGTGCCTTAAATTTAACGTTAGCAAAGTTCGCCAGATGGGAAGAACTGCTCGCGGCGTAACCGGCATTAAATTTAAAGAGTCAGGCGATGAAGTCGTAGGCGCAGCAGTAATCGAACACAACGAACAAGAGGTGCTTAGCATATCTCAAAAAGGTATCGGTAAGCGCACAACTGCTGAAGAGTACCGCCTAACAAACCGCGGCGGCAAGGGCGTAATATGCATGAAGCTAAACAACCGCACAGGCGATCTGGTAGGCGTTGTGATGGTTGATGAAGAGCAAGACCTGATGGCGCTAACTTCAAGCGGAAAGATGATAAGAGTCGATATGCAAAGCATCAGAAAGGCCGGACGTAACACAAGCGGTGTAATCGTCGTAAACGTAGACGGTGATGACGTAGTAAGCGTAGCGAAATGCCCTAAAGAAGAAAGCGACAGCCAAGAGTTTGAAGCAGGCGAAGAAAACGGCGAAGATAGCGGTAGTATTTTGGAATAA
- a CDS encoding cache domain-containing protein, with the protein MFRKISSKIALFIFVLLSIAFTIMAVINYNKTKNSVLDVTEISKESTTLASGIFVDEYMSSRIKAVEDAVSYLEKNQELFLGDREALQKDLANITNFMNLEEFFIGFANDGEMISISFANDRRDPKISVFNSQNKQYDARTRGWYKTAVAKGGLAFTAPYVTKSKGLLVMSVIKPVMIEGKVAAVLGIDMLIDELGKSLSKIKDSPSGIVFIIDMNTKSMVYHPD; encoded by the coding sequence GTGTTTAGAAAAATTTCATCAAAGATAGCTTTATTTATATTTGTTTTACTATCTATAGCATTTACTATAATGGCGGTTATAAATTACAATAAAACTAAAAATTCAGTTTTAGATGTGACGGAGATTTCAAAGGAGTCAACAACTCTTGCGAGCGGCATATTTGTTGATGAGTATATGAGTAGTAGGATAAAAGCGGTAGAGGATGCTGTGAGCTATCTTGAGAAAAATCAAGAGCTTTTTTTGGGCGATAGAGAGGCTCTTCAAAAAGACCTTGCAAATATCACAAACTTTATGAATTTGGAGGAGTTTTTTATAGGATTTGCAAATGATGGCGAGATGATTAGCATATCTTTTGCTAACGATAGAAGAGATCCTAAAATATCGGTATTTAACTCTCAAAATAAACAGTATGATGCGAGGACTCGCGGTTGGTATAAAACAGCTGTTGCTAAAGGAGGACTCGCATTTACGGCTCCTTATGTAACCAAGTCAAAAGGTCTTTTGGTGATGAGCGTTATTAAACCTGTTATGATAGAAGGAAAAGTAGCTGCTGTCCTTGGTATAGATATGCTTATAGATGAGCTTGGAAAATCTCTAAGTAAGATAAAAGACAGTCCAAGCGGCATAGTGTTTATCATAGATATGAATACAAAAAGCATGGTATATCATCCTGATAG
- the hemE gene encoding uroporphyrinogen decarboxylase, with protein MIFVDACFKRPTPYTPVWMMRQAGRYLPEYMAVRKSAGDFLSLCKDYKKASEVTIQPVDILGVDAAILFSDILVVPLEMGMDLKFVQGEGPIFSDPIKTKEDLDRLDVQKSIKNLSYVYDTIKLTRENLAQDKALIGFCGAPWTIATYMIEGGGTKTYAVSKKLLYSNPEFMHQILAKVTAALIGYMKEQIKAGVNAVQIFDSWAAALEMSAYFEFGFKYILEVVDALKAEFPQIPVIVFPKGISGYLDRIDGNFEVFGVDWSTPIELAKAKLSPKFVLQGNMEPTRLYSKSAIDEGVDKILSVMNGAPHIFNLGHGILPDIPVENAKHFIRQVQEKSKR; from the coding sequence ATGATATTTGTAGATGCTTGTTTCAAAAGACCTACGCCTTATACCCCTGTGTGGATGATGCGTCAGGCAGGGCGCTATCTGCCTGAATATATGGCGGTTCGCAAGTCGGCGGGAGATTTTTTATCACTTTGTAAGGATTATAAAAAGGCAAGCGAAGTAACCATCCAGCCTGTTGATATTTTAGGTGTTGATGCGGCGATACTTTTTAGCGATATCTTGGTTGTGCCGCTTGAAATGGGCATGGATCTTAAATTTGTGCAAGGCGAGGGGCCTATTTTTAGCGATCCGATCAAGACAAAAGAGGATTTAGACAGGCTTGACGTGCAAAAATCAATCAAAAATTTAAGCTATGTTTATGATACGATCAAGCTAACTCGCGAAAATTTGGCTCAGGATAAAGCGTTAATCGGCTTTTGCGGCGCTCCTTGGACGATAGCTACTTATATGATTGAAGGCGGCGGGACGAAAACTTATGCCGTTAGCAAGAAGCTTTTATACTCAAATCCCGAATTTATGCATCAAATTTTAGCTAAAGTTACCGCCGCGCTTATCGGCTATATGAAAGAGCAGATTAAAGCGGGCGTAAATGCGGTGCAAATTTTTGATAGCTGGGCGGCGGCGCTTGAGATGAGTGCATATTTTGAATTCGGGTTTAAATACATCTTGGAGGTAGTTGATGCGCTTAAGGCCGAATTTCCGCAAATTCCCGTTATCGTATTTCCAAAGGGTATAAGCGGATATCTTGATAGGATAGATGGAAATTTCGAGGTTTTTGGCGTGGATTGGAGCACTCCGATAGAGCTTGCTAAAGCAAAACTAAGCCCGAAATTTGTGCTTCAAGGAAACATGGAGCCTACTAGACTATACTCAAAATCTGCGATTGATGAGGGAGTGGATAAAATTTTAAGCGTGATGAATGGTGCGCCTCATATATTTAACTTGGGGCATGGAATTTTACCTGATATACCTGTTGAAAATGCAAAGCATTTTATCAGGCAAGTTCAAGAAAAAAGCAAAAGATAA
- the lepA gene encoding translation elongation factor 4 yields the protein MLMKNIRNFSIIAHIDHGKSTLADRLIQECGAVSDREMSSQIMDTMDIEKERGITIKAQSVRLEYNLNGEKFILNLIDTPGHVDFSYEVSRSLASCEGALLVVDASQGVEAQTIANVYIALENNLEIIPVINKIDLTAADPERVKNEIEHVIGLDCSNAIEVSAKSGIGIKELAQAIITRIPPPHGELKSPLKTLIYDSWFDNYLGALALVRVYDGELSKNDEILVMGTGKKHIVLDLMYPNPIAPIKTSKLSAGEVGIVVLGLKNVSDVQVGDTITLAKNPLKEPVGGFERAKPFVFAGLYPIETDKFEDLRDALDKLKLNDSSISYEPETSVALGFGFRVGFLGLLHMEVIKERLEREFDLDLIATAPTVTYEVIQTDGQILEIQNPSQLPPVNKIEMIKEPYVRSTIITPSEFLGNIITLLNNRRAIQTKMDYITPERVLLEYDIPMNEIVMDFYDKLKSSTKGYASFDYEPSEYREGDLIKLDIKVAGETVDALSIIVPESKAQSKGRDFVKAMKEIVPRQLFEVAIQASIGNKIIARETVKSMGKNVTAKCYGGDITRKRKLLEKQKEGKKRMKAIGKVNLPQEAFLSVLKID from the coding sequence ATTTTAATGAAAAACATAAGAAATTTCAGCATCATCGCCCACATCGACCACGGCAAAAGCACTCTTGCAGACCGCTTGATCCAAGAGTGCGGAGCAGTAAGCGACCGCGAGATGAGCAGCCAGATAATGGACACGATGGATATCGAAAAAGAGCGCGGCATCACGATAAAAGCTCAAAGCGTAAGGCTTGAATATAATCTAAACGGCGAAAAATTTATCCTAAATCTAATCGACACTCCGGGCCACGTCGACTTTAGCTACGAAGTAAGCAGAAGCCTTGCAAGCTGCGAAGGAGCGCTGCTTGTGGTTGATGCAAGCCAAGGGGTCGAGGCTCAAACGATCGCAAACGTCTACATCGCGCTTGAAAACAACCTTGAAATCATTCCCGTGATAAATAAAATCGACCTTACGGCAGCAGACCCTGAGCGCGTAAAAAACGAGATAGAGCACGTTATCGGACTTGACTGCTCAAATGCTATTGAAGTAAGCGCAAAGAGCGGAATAGGCATAAAAGAGCTCGCCCAAGCCATCATCACGAGAATTCCGCCGCCTCACGGAGAGCTAAAAAGTCCGCTTAAGACGCTGATTTACGATAGTTGGTTTGACAACTACCTTGGCGCGCTGGCTCTTGTGCGCGTATACGACGGCGAGTTATCCAAAAACGACGAAATTTTGGTTATGGGAACGGGCAAAAAGCATATCGTGCTTGATCTTATGTATCCAAACCCAATCGCGCCGATTAAGACAAGCAAGCTAAGCGCGGGCGAAGTAGGCATAGTCGTGCTTGGACTTAAAAACGTAAGCGACGTACAGGTAGGAGATACGATAACGCTTGCTAAAAATCCGCTTAAAGAGCCGGTCGGCGGCTTTGAGCGAGCAAAGCCATTTGTATTTGCAGGACTTTATCCGATAGAAACGGACAAATTTGAAGATCTGCGCGACGCTCTTGATAAGCTTAAGCTAAACGACAGCTCCATAAGCTACGAGCCCGAGACTTCTGTGGCTCTTGGATTTGGCTTTCGCGTTGGATTTTTGGGACTGCTTCACATGGAGGTCATCAAAGAGCGTTTGGAGCGTGAATTTGACCTTGATCTGATAGCAACTGCACCGACCGTAACATACGAAGTTATCCAGACAGACGGGCAAATTTTAGAGATTCAAAACCCAAGCCAGCTTCCGCCTGTAAATAAAATCGAGATGATCAAAGAGCCTTACGTACGCTCGACCATCATCACGCCGAGTGAATTTTTAGGCAATATCATCACGCTTTTAAACAACCGCCGAGCGATTCAGACTAAGATGGACTACATAACACCAGAGCGTGTGTTGCTTGAATACGATATACCGATGAATGAGATCGTTATGGACTTTTACGATAAGCTAAAATCAAGCACAAAAGGCTACGCGAGCTTTGATTATGAGCCTAGCGAGTACCGCGAAGGAGATCTAATAAAGCTTGATATCAAGGTTGCCGGCGAAACGGTTGATGCACTATCCATCATCGTGCCTGAAAGCAAGGCGCAAAGCAAGGGTCGCGACTTCGTAAAAGCGATGAAAGAGATCGTGCCAAGGCAGCTCTTTGAAGTGGCTATCCAAGCAAGTATCGGAAATAAAATCATAGCGCGCGAGACGGTTAAGTCAATGGGCAAAAACGTCACCGCCAAGTGCTACGGCGGTGATATCACGCGTAAGAGAAAATTGCTTGAAAAGCAAAAAGAGGGCAAAAAAAGAATGAAAGCCATAGGCAAGGTAAATTTACCTCAAGAGGCGTTTTTAAGCGTGCTTAAGATAGATTAA